One window of Polyangiaceae bacterium genomic DNA carries:
- a CDS encoding sigma-70 family RNA polymerase sigma factor yields the protein MRTDEELMRAYVGGDTASFDELFRRYAKMMERVLGRDLPQAAAEDLVQQTFLQLHRARNDFDLNARLRPWLFTIGFNLKRELFRRRKRRPETALELDGRGDPAEGPRGVEQADAAQALRHALARIPEDQAEVIALHWLAGLPFPEVAELVGASVSAVKVRAHRGYAALRTELADLGNPPGSEGIGG from the coding sequence GTGAGGACGGACGAGGAGCTGATGCGCGCCTACGTGGGAGGCGATACTGCGTCCTTCGACGAGCTGTTCCGCCGCTATGCGAAGATGATGGAGCGCGTGTTGGGGCGAGACCTGCCCCAAGCCGCAGCGGAAGATCTGGTGCAGCAGACGTTCCTGCAGCTTCACCGTGCTCGCAACGACTTCGACCTGAACGCGCGCCTACGCCCGTGGCTCTTCACCATTGGCTTCAACTTGAAGCGCGAGCTGTTCCGACGCCGCAAGCGCCGACCCGAGACCGCCCTGGAGCTGGACGGTCGCGGTGATCCCGCGGAGGGCCCCCGGGGCGTCGAGCAGGCGGACGCTGCGCAGGCGCTCAGACACGCACTGGCCCGCATCCCCGAAGACCAGGCGGAGGTCATCGCGCTGCACTGGCTTGCCGGCCTGCCCTTCCCGGAAGTAGCCGAGCTCGTGGGTGCGTCGGTGTCGGCGGTCAAGGTGCGCGCGCACCGGGGCTACGCCGCCCTGCGAACGGAACTTGCCGATCTCGGTAACCCGCCGGGCTCGGAGGGCATAGGCGGATGA
- a CDS encoding aldo/keto reductase, producing MTSLLEGCATPEGTRRFAARYAADKADDAYCELGATGLRVARLGFGGYRVDDRVEAHRLALEQALKAGVNLVDTSTNYTDGHSERLVGDVLKKLAQAKEIARDEVVVVTKIGYVQGENLTRAERAETEGRAFPEMVKVSPGLWHCLHPSWLDEQLERSRQRLGLQCIDVCLLHNPEYFLHDAASRQVPLADARGEFYRRLTEAFRWFEGAVQRGEIASYGVSSNTCVSAVNDRDATELTRMLEAATIASSNHGFRVLQLPFNLLEPAAALLANSGEPPQSVLEVARARQIGVLVNRPLNAITQQGLQRLARPDDLQIGVPLAAAMARLEALEQEFRTNLAPLLRSGPRTPPPTTLLDWSGQLSRLPQSKLTLAQWNDLESHVIGPRTAQVLAALDRGLSGAQGVNWPDLRERYLEGLGRVLQALRARAVAQSRADADAWSRRLDPALPADLRTAGLSQKALHVVASTPGVSTVLVGMRSVEWVDDAVATLRWPRLADTRAALRSMNS from the coding sequence ATGACTTCGCTGCTCGAAGGATGCGCAACTCCCGAAGGCACTCGGCGCTTCGCCGCACGATACGCTGCCGACAAGGCCGACGACGCCTATTGCGAACTCGGCGCAACAGGGCTGCGTGTGGCTCGACTGGGATTCGGCGGGTACCGAGTCGACGACCGGGTCGAGGCGCATCGTCTTGCACTCGAGCAGGCGCTGAAGGCGGGGGTCAACCTAGTGGACACGTCCACCAACTATACGGATGGGCACAGCGAACGGCTCGTGGGCGACGTACTGAAGAAGCTCGCGCAGGCGAAGGAAATCGCGCGAGACGAAGTCGTCGTGGTCACCAAGATCGGCTACGTGCAGGGCGAAAATCTGACGCGGGCAGAGCGAGCGGAGACCGAAGGCAGGGCGTTTCCCGAGATGGTGAAGGTGAGCCCGGGTCTGTGGCATTGCTTGCATCCCTCGTGGCTCGACGAGCAACTCGAGCGCAGTCGCCAGCGCCTGGGTCTGCAGTGCATCGACGTTTGCTTGCTGCACAACCCCGAGTACTTCCTGCACGACGCGGCGAGCCGACAGGTGCCCTTGGCGGACGCTCGCGGGGAGTTCTACCGCCGGCTGACGGAAGCCTTCCGCTGGTTCGAAGGTGCGGTGCAACGTGGCGAGATCGCCAGCTACGGCGTTTCCAGCAACACCTGCGTCTCGGCTGTGAATGACCGTGACGCAACGGAACTGACGCGGATGTTGGAGGCCGCGACGATCGCCTCCAGCAACCATGGCTTCCGCGTGCTGCAGCTACCCTTCAATCTCCTCGAGCCCGCCGCGGCATTGCTGGCGAACAGTGGAGAGCCGCCCCAATCCGTGCTGGAAGTCGCCCGGGCTCGCCAGATCGGCGTGCTGGTGAATCGACCGCTCAACGCGATCACGCAACAAGGACTACAGCGGCTCGCGCGACCCGACGACCTGCAGATCGGCGTACCCCTCGCCGCGGCCATGGCGCGCCTCGAAGCCCTGGAGCAGGAGTTTCGCACCAACCTGGCGCCGTTGCTCCGATCCGGGCCACGAACGCCACCCCCTACCACGCTGCTGGATTGGTCCGGCCAGCTGTCCCGCCTGCCCCAAAGCAAGCTGACCCTCGCGCAATGGAACGACCTCGAGTCACACGTGATCGGACCGCGCACCGCGCAGGTGCTGGCGGCGCTGGATCGTGGACTCTCGGGCGCCCAAGGCGTGAACTGGCCAGACCTGCGCGAGCGATACTTGGAGGGGCTCGGCCGCGTGTTGCAGGCACTGCGCGCGCGCGCCGTCGCTCAATCGCGAGCCGACGCGGATGCGTGGAGTCGAAGGTTGGATCCCGCGCTGCCCGCGGACCTGCGCACTGCGGGCTTGTCTCAGAAAGCGCTGCACGTCGTCGCCAGCACACCTGGCGTCAGCACCGTGTTGGTCGGCATGCGCTCCGTCGAATGGGTCGACGACGCGGTTGCAACGCTGCGCTGGCCGCGCCTGGCCGACACCCGCGCAGCGTTGCGATCCATGAACTCTTGA
- a CDS encoding MYXO-CTERM sorting domain-containing protein: MRKLWIALAATSGLVAVGCASADDASPDETGKASQAITGLCHVNSIGLPCDPDGAGSLLECQGMCQPNPNVPTGATCEALSAAGALLLNGAVCGTVSGAGDAACANRCFNGACVNSPAAKGAACRTNITTSNPCDGQCDGAGKCEAISGGGCTYGRGGQTNCVFGACAAADASKCIALDLPKDTSCSDSNACTSGDVCDGAGKCLSGIPKSCNDNNVCTTDSCNPNTGACISSFNTAPCDDGDKCTVGDVCFQGACTKGTGKLDCDDKNECTVDSCNSSTGCVHTPKSCDDKDLCTTDSCNPLNGVCSYEKVDCDDNDPCTADSCDANNGCAHAIIPGCGTGGTGGTGGATGGTGGATGGTGGATGGTGGATGGTGGATGGTGGATGGTGGATGGTGGVTGGTGGATGGTGGATGGTAGASGSSGSSGASGASGSGGSAGIAGAAGSSGSGTGGSSSGGSSSGGSAGADAGTSGAGGSFSADDEGGCGCRTTGSKPTPNAAWLLALAGFAFARRRRR, translated from the coding sequence ATGCGTAAGCTGTGGATTGCCTTGGCCGCCACTTCGGGTCTCGTTGCCGTGGGATGCGCGTCTGCCGATGACGCAAGTCCGGATGAGACTGGGAAAGCATCGCAAGCGATCACCGGCCTCTGTCACGTGAACTCGATCGGGTTACCCTGCGATCCCGACGGAGCGGGGTCGCTGCTGGAATGCCAGGGGATGTGTCAGCCCAACCCGAACGTCCCCACGGGAGCGACCTGCGAGGCCCTTTCGGCTGCGGGCGCGCTGCTGCTCAATGGTGCCGTGTGCGGAACAGTGTCGGGCGCTGGCGACGCCGCATGCGCCAATCGTTGCTTCAATGGTGCGTGTGTGAACTCACCTGCAGCCAAGGGCGCTGCTTGTCGAACCAACATCACCACCAGCAATCCCTGTGACGGGCAGTGCGACGGTGCCGGCAAGTGCGAGGCGATCTCTGGCGGCGGCTGCACCTACGGCCGCGGCGGACAGACCAACTGCGTGTTCGGTGCTTGTGCCGCCGCGGATGCCAGCAAGTGCATTGCCTTGGACTTGCCCAAGGACACTTCCTGCTCCGACAGCAACGCCTGCACCAGCGGTGACGTCTGCGACGGCGCTGGGAAATGCCTGTCCGGCATACCGAAGAGCTGCAACGACAACAACGTTTGCACCACCGACTCGTGCAATCCCAACACCGGCGCGTGCATCAGTTCTTTCAATACGGCGCCGTGCGACGACGGCGACAAGTGCACGGTGGGTGATGTGTGCTTCCAGGGCGCATGCACCAAAGGCACGGGCAAGCTGGATTGCGACGACAAGAACGAGTGCACCGTGGACTCGTGCAATTCCAGCACCGGATGCGTGCATACGCCAAAGAGCTGTGACGACAAGGACCTGTGCACGACCGACTCGTGCAATCCCTTGAACGGCGTATGCAGCTACGAGAAGGTCGATTGCGACGACAACGACCCTTGCACGGCGGATAGCTGCGACGCGAACAATGGTTGTGCGCACGCGATCATTCCGGGCTGCGGCACGGGCGGCACCGGTGGCACGGGCGGCGCGACCGGCGGCACAGGCGGCGCGACCGGCGGCACAGGCGGCGCGACCGGCGGCACAGGCGGCGCGACCGGTGGCACGGGCGGCGCGACCGGCGGAACTGGTGGAGCAACTGGCGGCACGGGCGGCGCGACCGGCGGAACCGGTGGAGTAACTGGCGGCACGGGCGGCGCGACCGGTGGAACCGGCGGAGCAACTGGCGGCACTGCCGGCGCGAGCGGTTCGAGCGGTTCCAGCGGTGCTAGTGGCGCATCGGGAAGCGGCGGGAGCGCAGGCATCGCCGGCGCTGCAGGCAGCAGCGGAAGCGGTACCGGCGGAAGCAGCAGCGGCGGTAGCAGCAGCGGTGGTAGCGCGGGCGCTGACGCTGGCACCTCCGGCGCTGGTGGCAGCTTCTCAGCAGACGATGAAGGCGGTTGCGGCTGCCGAACCACGGGTTCGAAGCCGACGCCGAATGCAGCGTGGCTCCTGGCCTTGGCGGGGTTCGCATTCGCCCGCCGCCGCCGCCGCTGA